In Sinorhizobium numidicum, the following proteins share a genomic window:
- a CDS encoding L-idonate 5-dehydrogenase, translating to MKSVVIHAAKDLRIEDRAAEAVGPGQVEIAIQAGGVCGSDLHYYNHGGFGAIRLREPMILGHEIAGTISALGSRVSGLSVGDRVAVSPSRPCNACEYCLRGLQNHCTHMRFYGSAMPVPHIQGGFRQLLVADGWQCHKVADGVSINEAAFAEPFAVTLHAVKRAGALIGKRVLVTGCGPIGTLAILAARAHGAQEIVATDVIDSVLEKARVVGAERTINVAERPQDLSAYSTGKGSFDVMFEASGNERALRAGIETLRPRGILMQLGLGGDVSVPLNMIVSKEIDMRGSFRFHEEFALAVDLINRRVVNVMPLLTDIFPLEQAVLAFETAGDRTRAMKVQLSFA from the coding sequence ATGAAATCCGTTGTCATTCACGCGGCGAAAGACCTGCGTATCGAAGATCGCGCCGCCGAGGCAGTAGGTCCCGGCCAGGTGGAAATCGCCATTCAGGCGGGCGGTGTTTGTGGCTCGGATCTCCATTATTATAACCACGGGGGTTTTGGCGCGATACGATTGCGCGAGCCGATGATTCTCGGTCATGAAATCGCCGGAACGATCAGTGCGCTCGGCTCCCGGGTTAGCGGCTTGTCCGTTGGCGATCGTGTTGCGGTCTCGCCGAGCAGGCCATGCAATGCATGCGAATATTGCCTGCGCGGGCTGCAGAATCACTGCACGCACATGCGCTTCTATGGTAGCGCCATGCCCGTGCCTCATATTCAGGGAGGCTTCCGTCAGCTCCTTGTCGCCGACGGCTGGCAGTGCCACAAGGTCGCCGACGGCGTCTCCATTAACGAAGCTGCATTTGCCGAGCCCTTTGCCGTGACGCTCCACGCTGTCAAACGAGCGGGCGCCCTCATCGGCAAGCGCGTTCTGGTGACAGGCTGCGGGCCGATCGGAACGCTTGCCATTCTTGCCGCGCGCGCTCATGGGGCGCAGGAGATCGTCGCGACCGACGTAATAGACTCGGTGCTGGAAAAAGCCCGTGTGGTCGGCGCGGAGCGAACCATCAATGTCGCCGAGCGCCCGCAGGATCTCTCGGCGTATTCAACCGGTAAAGGTTCGTTCGACGTGATGTTCGAAGCGTCGGGAAACGAGCGGGCCTTGCGCGCCGGCATCGAGACGCTGCGCCCGCGCGGCATCTTGATGCAACTCGGTCTCGGCGGCGACGTCTCCGTCCCGCTCAACATGATCGTTTCCAAGGAAATCGACATGCGGGGCTCTTTCCGTTTCCATGAGGAATTCGCCCTCGCAGTCGATCTCATCAATAGGCGTGTCGTTAACGTCATGCCGCTGCTCACGGATATATTTCCGCTGGAGCAAGCGGTGCTCGCCTTCGAAACGGCTGGCGATCGCACCCGCGCGATGAAGGTACAATTGAGTTTTGCCTGA
- a CDS encoding DUF995 domain-containing protein, with translation MTGKIFIDRKIPRSRTPLRTLGFGLAAIAAVTVQSPASAEDVMPKDTRPMTGAEVYMIFRGKSWKWANGAGRMQDEGRRFTAWTQSDTDASWAEGRWILTDSGQLCLKADWHSQTATSRDKTCFSHRILGSTIYQKREPAGEWYVFKHSKPAQSDEFNKLVKEDLVEAKLPIIQNFIASQPVQPEQSQPKARTVRPEHRHEQTGEAQ, from the coding sequence ATGACAGGAAAAATCTTCATTGATCGAAAAATACCTCGCAGCCGCACGCCTCTTCGAACCCTTGGCTTTGGTCTTGCGGCAATTGCCGCAGTGACTGTCCAATCGCCAGCCTCCGCCGAAGACGTAATGCCGAAAGACACCCGCCCCATGACCGGCGCAGAGGTCTACATGATCTTTCGCGGCAAGAGCTGGAAATGGGCGAACGGCGCTGGCCGGATGCAGGACGAAGGCCGCCGTTTCACGGCCTGGACGCAATCGGACACCGACGCCAGTTGGGCCGAAGGTCGATGGATCCTGACCGATAGCGGCCAGCTTTGCCTGAAGGCGGATTGGCATAGCCAGACCGCGACGTCGCGCGACAAGACGTGCTTCAGCCACCGGATTCTCGGCAGCACCATCTATCAAAAGCGGGAGCCCGCCGGCGAATGGTACGTCTTCAAACACTCGAAGCCGGCGCAGTCGGACGAGTTCAACAAACTCGTCAAAGAAGACCTCGTCGAAGCCAAGCTTCCGATCATTCAGAACTTCATCGCATCCCAGCCGGTACAGCCGGAGCAAAGCCAACCGAAAGCGCGAACGGTTCGTCCCGAGCACCGGCACGAACAGACTGGAGAAGCACAATGA
- a CDS encoding glycoside hydrolase family 26 protein, translating into MNRTSKAIALSFAGLLLSGAVLAANMPRGLPDANSTTAATSSDKRPVLTKESIDFGAYDPHGDFGAPSSSKIEHLFLPWEDVELSTLALADDYAKARGRSLMITIEPWSWSPDWRLSAEELLSSILSGERDKNMAAVCSTAATLKSPIIIRWGQEMDETDNQFSWAHWRPQDFAAAFRRMVNVCKMHLKNAKYVWSPKGNEGLEAFYPGDDVVDIVGLSVFGLQKYDHDKVGRDQTFSERLTPGYNRVQGFGKPIMVAELGYEGDASYVRNWAETVTKPHAEFPALTAVVYFNDREIYEWPEGYGRPDWRVVREAVN; encoded by the coding sequence ATGAACCGAACGTCAAAGGCAATTGCCCTCTCATTTGCCGGTCTGTTGCTGTCAGGAGCAGTCCTGGCCGCCAACATGCCCCGGGGACTTCCCGATGCGAATTCAACGACGGCGGCGACGTCGTCGGACAAGAGACCCGTCCTCACCAAGGAATCGATCGACTTCGGCGCCTATGATCCGCATGGCGATTTCGGCGCGCCATCAAGCTCCAAGATCGAACATCTATTTCTTCCCTGGGAAGACGTGGAACTTTCCACGCTCGCACTTGCGGACGACTACGCAAAGGCGCGCGGGCGTTCCCTGATGATCACGATCGAACCCTGGTCCTGGTCACCAGACTGGCGGCTCTCGGCGGAAGAGCTGCTCAGCAGCATTCTCAGTGGCGAGCGCGACAAGAACATGGCCGCCGTCTGTTCGACCGCCGCCACCCTGAAAAGCCCTATTATCATCAGGTGGGGCCAGGAAATGGACGAAACCGACAATCAATTTTCCTGGGCGCACTGGCGGCCGCAGGACTTCGCGGCGGCCTTCCGCCGGATGGTGAACGTCTGCAAGATGCATCTCAAGAACGCAAAATACGTGTGGTCACCCAAGGGGAACGAGGGGCTGGAGGCCTTTTACCCCGGTGACGATGTCGTAGATATCGTGGGGCTTTCGGTCTTCGGTCTTCAGAAATACGACCATGACAAAGTTGGCCGCGACCAGACGTTCTCCGAACGCCTGACGCCCGGATATAACCGCGTTCAAGGTTTTGGCAAGCCGATCATGGTCGCCGAACTCGGGTATGAAGGCGACGCCTCCTACGTGCGCAACTGGGCCGAAACCGTAACGAAGCCGCATGCCGAGTTCCCCGCTTTGACCGCCGTCGTCTACTTCAACGACCGCGAGATCTACGAGTGGCCCGAAGGCTACGGACGCCCCGACTGGCGGGTCGTCAGAGAAGCTGTCAACTGA
- a CDS encoding DUF995 domain-containing protein produces the protein MSKLRKILLIAAFVGGLGATTPAEAAAGRPVAKNATALTHAEIHSLYGQKSWIWKDGAGYFSVRERRFTAWSKENGSPSYGVGRWFITGPGKLCFKADWHAKSGSAPATTCFSHRKVRGVIYQKREPDGQWYVFRNAPAQESDEFAKLRRGNYVSARVGKIESRIQRAN, from the coding sequence ATGTCGAAACTGCGCAAAATACTCTTGATTGCCGCTTTCGTCGGTGGCCTCGGAGCGACTACACCGGCCGAAGCTGCCGCAGGGCGTCCGGTCGCGAAGAACGCAACAGCGTTGACTCATGCGGAGATCCACAGCCTCTACGGTCAGAAGTCCTGGATATGGAAAGATGGCGCAGGCTATTTTTCGGTCCGGGAACGCCGCTTCACTGCCTGGTCGAAGGAAAACGGATCGCCCTCATACGGGGTCGGCAGGTGGTTCATCACGGGACCGGGAAAACTCTGCTTCAAGGCCGATTGGCATGCCAAAAGCGGCTCGGCACCCGCGACCACCTGCTTCAGCCACCGAAAGGTGCGCGGCGTCATCTATCAAAAGCGCGAACCGGATGGACAATGGTACGTCTTCCGAAACGCCCCGGCACAGGAGAGCGATGAATTCGCCAAGCTGCGCCGCGGCAATTACGTCAGCGCCCGAGTCGGTAAGATCGAGTCGCGGATTCAGCGGGCTAATTGA